The Anopheles stephensi strain Indian unplaced genomic scaffold, UCI_ANSTEP_V1.0 ucontig318, whole genome shotgun sequence genome has a segment encoding these proteins:
- the LOC118516548 gene encoding protein ALP1-like has product MDSDTEQKILRSTSLALRYLLLQKQRRNEVNSIFKDRKLNGQYYVLFPKLQQDEQKFFEYMRMSKRTFDYILGKIEHLITKQPTHVPYISPEERLMVTLRFLSTGIPFKSLSFSFCMAHNTIGNIIYETCDAIWNTLNSEFIPLPTTSAFERVEKEFLDQWNFPNCLGAIDGKHVRIKAPAKSGTQYFNYKKYFSLHLQGVADANCKFICVDIGEYGSRCDSGVFNSSTLYELIRSNRLNIPAPKPLPGTTRSLPYVFIGDQGYPLKNFLLRPYPDNNADAAKLHFNERLSIARRCVECAFGILVAKWRFLKTELQITPDHATVLVKAACLLHNLCIDFRETVTTPGDSNSGSVNCNSNARYRANNHASREATEIRDSFKDYFCSRHE; this is encoded by the exons ATGGATTCTGATACTGAACAAAAGATTTTACGGAGTACGAGCCTCGCCTTGCGTTACTTATTGTTGCAAAAACAAAGGCGGAATGAAGTCAACAGTATATTTAAGGATCGCAAGCTAAACGGGCAATACTACGTGTTGTTTCCAAAACTTCAACAAGACGAACAGAAGTTTTTCGAATATATGAGGATGTCAAAAAGAACATTTGACTACATTTTGGGAAAGATAGAACATCTCATCACAAAACAGCCCACACACGTTCCATACATTAGTCCAGAGGAGAGATTAATGGTGACTCTCAG aTTTTTATCAACTGGAATCCCCTTCAAGTCATTATCGTTCAGCTTTTGTATGGCTCATAATACAATTGGAAACATTATTTATGAGACATGTGATGCGATTTGGAACACACTCAACTCAGAATTTATTCCGCTTCCGACGACGTCTGCATTTGAGAGAGTGGAAAAAGAATTTTTGGACCAGTGGAATTTTCCTAACTGTCTTGGGGCCATTGATGGAAAACATGTGCGGATTAAGGCTCCCGCCAAATCTGGAacacaatattttaattacaagaaatatttttctttgcatttgCAAGGTGTTGCAGATGCTAACTGCAAATTTATTTGCGTAGATATAGGAGAATACGGAAGCCGCTGTGATAGTGGTGTATTTAATTCATCCACATTGTATGAACTCATACGTTCTAATCGTTTGAATATCCCGGCTCCCAAACCTCTTCCGGGGACTACGCGAAGCTTACCTTATGTCTTCATCGGCGACCAGGGTTACCCTCTGAAGAACTTTTTGCTGCGCCCCTACCCAGACAACAATGCAGATGCTGCAAAATTGCATTTCAACGAGAGGCTCTCCATTGCAAGGCGATGCGTAGAATGCGCTTTCGGAATACTTGTAGCAAAATGGCGGTTCTTAAAAACCGAACTACAAATAACACCGGACCACGCTACAGTATTAGTGAAAGCAGCATGCttgttgcataatttatgcattGATTTTAGAGAGACTGTTACAACTCCTGGTGATTCAAATTCAGGTTCCGTAAATTGCAATTCTAACGCAAGATATAGGGCGAATAATCATGCCTCTCGTGAGGCAACAGAAATTAGAGACAGTTTCAAGGACTATTTTTGTAGTAGACATGAATAA
- the LOC118516549 gene encoding uncharacterized protein LOC118516549 has protein sequence MAKTVIDEEFLISLVQERRFLWDLRDRMYKNRAVTNKAWNEIGAELNVEAAHETEEYLEEELMTEENQYNQPQDYGKAADAEKHTSSSQPSGSRPKRASDAVLLENLLLMEKERHEMAKQQKTGNYYAMMSLVTLMDKLEIEDQIEVRDEILRFGHRVLKEKFSNYKDNC, from the exons ATGGCAAAAACTGTAATTGACGAAGAATTTTTGATCTCTTTAGTGCAAGAACGGCGCTTTCTTTGGGATCTGCGCGATCGCATGTATAAGAATAGAGCGGTGACAAATAAAGCGTGGAATGAGATAGGAGCGGAGCTTAATGTTGAAG CCGCACATGAAACCGAAGAGTACCTCGAGGAAGAACTCATGACGGAGGAGAACCAATATAACCAGCCGCAGGATTATGGAAAGGCAGCAGACGCAGAAAAGCATACATCAAGTAGCCAACCATCAGGCAGCAGGCCAAAACGCGCTTCTGATGCTGTGTTACTAGAAAATCTGTTGCTcatggaaaaggaaaggcacgAGATGGCGAAACAACAAAAGACTGGCAACTATTACGCGATGATGAGTTTGGTTACGTTAATGGACAAATTAGAGATAGAGGATCAAATTGAAGTACGCGACGAAATTTTGCGTTTTGGGCACCGCGTGCTAAAAGAGAAATTTAGTAATTATAAGGATAATTGTTAA